In a genomic window of Anoplopoma fimbria isolate UVic2021 breed Golden Eagle Sablefish chromosome 6, Afim_UVic_2022, whole genome shotgun sequence:
- the gins1 gene encoding DNA replication complex GINS protein PSF1, producing the protein MFCEKAVELVRELHRMSDGQLPAFNEDGLRQVLQEMEALYEQNQTDVNEAKAEGRADLIPSIKLRHCCLLRNQRCVSAYLYDRLLRIRALRWEYGSVLPANVRFHMCAEEVQWFGQYKKSLASFMRSLGGGEGLDITQDMKPPKSLYIEVRCLKDHGEFEIDDGTVILLKKNSQHFLPRWKCEQLIRQGVLEHVVS; encoded by the exons ATGTTCTGTGAGAAGGCTGTGGAGCTGGTCCGGGAGCTCCACCGGATGAGCGACGGACAACTGCCCGCGTTCAAC GAGGACGGACTGCGGCAGGTTCTGCAGGAGATGGAAGCTCTCTATGAACAGAACCAGACCGATGT taacGAGGCGAAGGCTGAAGGTCGAGCTGACCTCATCCCGTCAATCAAACTACGACACTGCTGTCTGCTGAGGAACCAACGCTGTGTCTCCGCCTACCT CTACGACCGGCTGCTGAGGATCCGAGCTCTGCGGTGGGAGTACGGCAGCGTTCTGCCCGCTAACGTCCGCTTCCACATGTGtgcagaggag GTGCAGTGGTTCGGTCAGTACAAGAAGTCTCTGGCCTCCTTCATGCGGTCCCTGGGGGGGGGCGAGGGTCTGGACATCACTCAGGACATGAAGCCTCCAAAGAGCCTCTACATCGAG GTGAGGTGTTTAAAGGACCACGGAGAGTTTGAGATCGACGATGGGACGGTGATCCTGCTGAAGAAGAACAGCCAG CACTTCCTCCCACGCTGGAAATGTGAGCAGCTGATTCGTCAGGGCGTCCTGGAGCACGTGGTGTCCTGA